The following nucleotide sequence is from Anguilla rostrata isolate EN2019 chromosome 3, ASM1855537v3, whole genome shotgun sequence.
AAAGCTACTACATACATTAAAAACTATATCCTCATATCACTGTGGTATTGAGCCTTATTTCCACCTATGCTCGCCTGTTCTGCTGACACTTAAGAATATAAATAAGAAAAGATTTTTTCAGATTGATTTGActccttttgtttttagttATATTTCCAGATTTTGTATGAAACGTTAAAACTGCATAACGATTTAAACCGTTCACTGTAGttattttttacacataaaATGAGTCAACTAACCTGAGCCATAAAGGAGTCCTCATGGTATTGTTCAACACTCTGAAATGAAGAATAGGCATAGTTGTGGGTATAAAATGGAGGATAATCAGAGCTGAAAATGACAGAGAAAACTCAGCAGGACCTGGAGGCGACTCACCTCGCTGCATTTTGATTTGAGCCTTGTAGCTGTCAGTCCCTCCCACTTTGAAAATTGAGTAGGACATAACGCAGTGCTGTGCATCTCTCTTATGGCACAGTCTGCCTGTAGACAGAATGTCTACCATGGTGTGCTGGATGTTGGCACATTTGGTCAGGCAGTTCTCCCTGCCGGACCCAGAGACCAAACACTCTGCACAGGGACTGACGAAGAGAGATGTATGTCAGTATATTTATTACAAAGCCTtgtttaaactgtaaaataatctAAAATACCACATCattggctgctgggtggctcatcctgttaaagcactgtgttgcatggatgggcctcatagtctggtatctgttaaggcactgtttaagtgtatggatgggccccacggtcagGTATCTGTTAAGCAGTTTTGGGGAAGCTATTCTCAAAATGTAGTTAACTAAGCTACCAATTACTTGATGCTGGAAGTAGTTAAGCTATAGCAGAGCTAACAATAAGAGAAATGTAGTTAACTAAATAAAagctactttaaaaatgtagctaTCTATATTAAAGCTactttgtgaaaaaaacataaattaggTCACCTATGGGCCATGTCAGATGTTGGTTAATGCTGAGAAATGTTCAAGATGAATTCTCATGAACTTCCCTTTTAATCGCGAGTTCACTGTAAAAGTTCTAATGACAAATAACTGCAGTGTTAGCTAAGCAGACACACCTTTGACACTTGTTCAGTCATGATTTCATGAATCGAAAGCCACAAACTCACCAAGCAAAATCGAACTGGCTAAAACCTGAAATATTCCATTCCTTTGCCTAAACTCCACTAAGAATCACACTCCCCAAAtgagtttgtttatttaaatgctaACAAGCGGTGCCTTGCATTACTAAATAACTCCACTTCCAAGTAACTTAATCTCAGAGATGCACTGAAAGAATAATGAGAGGAGTACAGCAATGATGCAAAATCTGACTCCTCATCCATGACATGATTGGCTTAAGGACTGTAGTCTACTGAGGGAAAAGTTTCTGGGCAGAAAGCACTTGTTACATGTATTGATTTTACTGGACCTCATTGTCATGTCAAGTGGCCATAGATCGCAGGAAAAGTTTTGCTTGCCAAGTCGTAGCAGTTCTGTGGACCGATATATCTATtccttattttacatttttttgccatttaaattcatttgaaaaagttGGCCTTATTTGGCAGTTAAAGCTCGGGGCAGTTATAGCTGTGTCCGCACTACTTCACTacttgggtaaaaaaaaatttttttccattttttattttttacagggACAGTACACATTAATCCacattactgtaaatgtgcCCATGTTAGCCAAACAACCACTAGAAATCTAGCTGTTTTTCAAAGTAGCAAAGCTATCACACACTACTGGGAAATGTAACTACGCCAGTTAGCTTTGTAACATGTAGTTCTGCTATTCCTCAAAACTGCACTGTACGGTAGTGCTCTAGTGCATAGATGGGCCCCACgtctggtatcaaatccagATCAGTTCCAGTTGTGCAGCCCTTCAAGGTGATACACAATTGCCTCTAGTGTTGGCCAGGAAATGGTGGGTTTCAATCAGCCAGAATTTCAGCATCTCATTGGGCACCCACAGACTGCCAGTTGAGCTGTACGTGAAgcatcttcctctgactcacgtcTGTGCGAGCCCATCTATAAAGCTACAGTGTTATTAGGAAGTGGCAGCTGATAATCCATGCTCCTCTGTGCTCGCCCAAATCAACAACTCGGTTTGCAACTGTGAGTGTTGGTGAATGTGATCAGGCATTCCATGGgggaaaagcataaaaaaaaaaagaagacattacGCCACTGCGCCGCAGTCGTTCTGGCAGGTGGGGCAAGTGTCGCAGAGGGGTCCATGGTAAGGATCTTCGCACTTGCACATGTTGCACTGGCAGCTGCCATGGTTACTGCACAGTGACCCATCGTGGCTCCTGCACTGATCGACCGCTGTTGAACAGTCGCAGGCTGCGCCCACGAACCCCTCATCACAGAAGcagcttccacacacacagcggccATGTCCTACAACCAGAGGAGAGAGTGTTTCTGTTTCCAAACACATCGGCCATTTCTTACAACCAGAGGAGAgagtgtttctgtttccacaCACAACCAGAGAAGAGGGTGTTTATGCTGTGGCTCTTGAAGAGGAGGtcatgactttaaaaaaatgatgatcagcatgtacagtacatggctGGCAACTTGCAGCACCCTAGTCTTCTTTAGTCTGTCATCAGGGGGAGCAACGGCTGATTTCAGGAACCttgattttaattgattttaatgaAAGTGAATGACAGAAgagatttaaaattattaactGTTTGGAAGACAGGAGGGATTAATATATGATCTTTTTTGGGCAATAATCCAAATTTCCGCACAGAAAATATAGTACGCAATCAGAGAAAATGTAATCTTTGtaaatttctctggattaaaggtaataaatataaaataaaatataaatataatgaaattataaaGGCTTGGAGTGTGATAATGTGAGCTGATTGGAGAATAGAGAGGATATGGGCTAATGCTGTGAGCTGATTGGGGAATAGAGGGGGGATTAATGGGTATGGTAATGCTGTGAGCATGAAAAAATTAGGAGGGGGGAATTGGAAGAGGGATATGGGCTAAGCTGGCTATTGATGAGAGATCGGGGTAATGCTGCTGTGGAATAGAGAGGATATGGGCTAATGCTGTGAGCTGATTGGGGAATAGAGAGGATACGGGGTAATGCTGTGAGCTGATTGGAGAATAGAGGATGGATGTGAAGGTAGATTGGAGCATGCTGAGCGTTGAGATGGAGGGAATAGATGCTGAGTGATATGAGAGGGTGATTCTGTGAACTAGCTGTGCAATAGAGAAGGATATGGAGCTATACTGTGAGCTGGTTGGAGATTAAAAGTAAGAAGGTACCATTCATACCTCCACATACTATGCCATTGTGATAATCACAGCTGAAGTTGTCACATTCACAGAATTGACCGAAAATCCTCTCGGCCGGGTTGCTCCTGGTCTGACATTCgcaatccccacacacacaggatccTCGCCCTGAACACACTGGGCTTCCCTCTGTTTTCCTGCAGGGGGCATCACTCTGGTCTGTGGAGCACTCACACATTTCCCCAAAGTGGCCAGGGTCACAGCTGGGAGAGAAGCAAAGCAGTGCCTAAGTTTTATGCTCTGACCTGTTTATCAGAGACTGGCCTTGATTTAGTAACAATTAACTATATCAACCCCGCTTTGGGATGCAGCAGATAGTCTTTGGTGGCACTTGCATAGGAAGAAAAAATGTCCTTTGATACCTCGTAATACCTGTAAAATGTGGTATTACAATGAATTTTTGGAACATTGCATTGATATTTCTGTGTATGCATTCTCTGGAGGGGTTAGAGGGGTCTGCCCTCTAAAAGAAGTTAgaggtcatttaaaattgtggtgAGCTCCTGGATGGACAGGCTGGagagctgctgctcctccagaTTCGGGGGAGATGATTCCGCTCACCTGCAGACGCCACAGCGGAGATTTCCAGAATCGCTGCAGAAACGTGGGTCGGGGGCGTCCCCACACTGGCAGTGGCAGGTGGATTTCAGATCCACTGGCAGCCTGTCTTGGGAGCCCagcagctggaggtggagggCCTGGGGCTCCAGGCAGGAGTTGGAGGAGACTGTCACGTTCAGAGAGAACTGCGGGGAAACAAAGAACAATCAAAAGAAGGAGTTACTGAGGCTAACCTGGCACGGAGGCATCATTCCAACCAGCAGGGTGGGAATGAAATGGACAGTGACTGAGACTGACATGTGATCCAGATGCCAGACTGATAGTGACTGACACTGACATACTGTTTGATCAAGACTGCAGGTGGACACTGACTGAGACCGACATATGATCAAGACTCCAGATGACCAGTGACTGAGACTGACATATGATCAAGACTGTAGATGGACACTGACTGAGACTGACATATGATCAAGACTCCAGATGAACAGTGCCTGAGATTGACACATGATCAAGACTCCAGATGAACCGTGACTGAGATTGACACATGATCAAGACTCCAGATGAACAGTGACTGAGATTGACACATGATCAAGACTCCAGATGAACCGTGACTGCAATTGACATATGATCAAGACTTGATCGACAGTGACTGAGACTAACATGCGATCCAGACCCCTAATGGACGGTGACTGAGACTCCAGGCTGGTGAGGCAGGGTCTCTGACTGCCAATGCATGAGGTAGAGGCACATGCATACCTTCCTGCTTTTCTCGGGGATGCTGCAGGCCCCCCGGACTGAACTCTCCTGCTCCCCATCGCACTCTGAGCTGTACGAGACCTTCAGCCCTGCAACGTGCGTGTGACTCACCACCAGTGTGGACGATAGCGCCTGTTAGAGGAGACGTGAGTGAAACCACAGCCTCAGGTCGCCCTGAGACAGAGACCCTGAAACGGAATTCATGATGAGGGGACTGACTCTGTAAGCATCTGTGATGACGGCCTTGATGTTGCGGAGGTCCGTGGGAAGAACTGTTACAGTGGATTTGGGGAGCAGGTCACTGAGCTCCTGAAACAGAGCATGGAGAGatgtactgagcatgctccgtACATACAGCTGAGTGTATATTCTACACTAACTCCAGCTGAGTGTACATTCAACACTAAATCTGCCTCAGTCTACATTCAACACTGACTTTGCCTCAGTCTACATTCAGCACTGACTTTGCCTCAGTGTACATTCAACACTAACTCCAGCTGAGTATATATTCTACACTGACTGCTGTTGAGTGTGCATTCAACACTGACTGTGCTTCAATGTACATTCTACACTGTCTCCAGTTCAGTGTTGAGTCTCTTCCTTTTCAGGTATTAAGGTGCATTTAAGTCTTGTTCCTTTACCTTGTATTTTTCAGCCACATCCTTAGTGACAGCAAAAAGGACCTGAATGTTGTTCTCTGTTAATTTGTATGCAAGCTCGGCCACAGTGGGGTAGTCCTGCATCAGACCAAtggaaaaaacagcatttatctTAGCATCAATATTACAGTGTCACACAAGTAAATCACTGCATTTGTAAGAGTGTACCAGCTGGCGGCTGAAGTGTTGCTGGCCCTCTGTCAGgtgacagcgccccctgtcttcAGCTGTACTGTTATCTGGAGTTTGGTCGGCAGCGCTGAAGCCGTGGTTAGACACATAGACCAGCAGGCGGGTACCCTCCCCCCAACCAATCAGGTCCTGTCAAGTAAAGGGAGAAGGTGTATGTTATAGAGAGATGGTAAAGGAAGCAGGCTGGGTCATATATTCTCTCCTACTGCAACAGAGCCTGCAGCCCAGCAAGAGCTTACCGCACACAGTACAACCTGCAGCAGAACTTACCCCACACACTACAGCCTGCAACAGGGCCTGCAGCCCAGCATCAGAGGAGGCCAGTGGGTCAGGGGTACCAGATTTGGGGGTGTCAGCTGGGGGCTCCAGACTGGGGAAGTGTGAGAAGCTGAAAACCTTCTTGCACCCTAGTCCACCTTCTCCACACCCACTTTGCTGATCTCCAAAGAGCCCAAATCCTGCCAAACACAAGAGG
It contains:
- the LOC135250481 gene encoding integrin beta-2-like isoform X2 — its product is MFHVFHFTVMMGLILLGQCSHEQECSGSQLRICEECIASSPGCAWCKDKGFDEMVRAPAHCDTHANLRKKGCQERDIIDPESRHSVTHLSGRKGRRAHLSPQNMSLELRPGRPLTFELQVKRPKKSPVEVYYLTSFSFVAKHSALRGTYLGGQVVSAVQEVNPEAHGIGFGLFGDQQSGCGEGGLGCKKVFSFSHFPSLEPPADTPKSGTPDPLASSDAGLQALLQAVVCGDLIGWGEGTRLLVYVSNHGFSAADQTPDNSTAEDRGRCHLTEGQQHFSRQLDYPTVAELAYKLTENNIQVLFAVTKDVAEKYKELSDLLPKSTVTVLPTDLRNIKAVITDAYRALSSTLVVSHTHVAGLKVSYSSECDGEQESSVRGACSIPEKSRKFSLNVTVSSNSCLEPQALHLQLLGSQDRLPVDLKSTCHCQCGDAPDPRFCSDSGNLRCGVCSCDPGHFGEMCECSTDQSDAPCRKTEGSPVCSGRGSCVCGDCECQTRSNPAERIFGQFCECDNFSCDYHNGIVCGGHGRCVCGSCFCDEGFVGAACDCSTAVDQCRSHDGSLCSNHGSCQCNMCKCEDPYHGPLCDTCPTCQNDCGAVA
- the LOC135250481 gene encoding integrin beta-2-like isoform X1, which produces MFHVFHFTVMMGLILLGQCSHEQECSGSQLRICEECIASSPGCAWCKDKGFDEMVRAPAHCDTHANLRKKGCQERDIIDPESRHSVTHLSGRKGRRAHLSPQNMSLELRPGRPLTFELQVKRPKKSPVEVYYLTSFSFVAKHSALRGTYLGGQVVSAVQEVNPEAHGIGFGLFGDQQSGCGEGGLGCKKVFSFSHFPSLEPPADTPKSGTPDPLASSDAGLQALLQAVVCGDLIGWGEGTRLLVYVSNHGFSAADQTPDNSTAEDRGRCHLTEGQQHFSRQLDYPTVAELAYKLTENNIQVLFAVTKDVAEKYKELSDLLPKSTVTVLPTDLRNIKAVITDAYRALSSTLVVSHTHVAGLKVSYSSECDGEQESSVRGACSIPEKSRKFSLNVTVSSNSCLEPQALHLQLLGSQDRLPVDLKSTCHCQCGDAPDPRFCSDSGNLRCGVCSCDPGHFGEMCECSTDQSDAPCRKTEGSPVCSGRGSCVCGDCECQTRSNPAERIFGQFCECDNFSCDYHNGIVCGGHGRCVCGSCFCDEGFVGAACDCSTAVDQCRSHDGSLCSNHGSCQCNMCKCEDPYHGPLCDTCPTCQNDCGAVAPCAECLVSGSGRENCLTKCANIQHTMVDILSTGRLCHKRDAQHCVMSYSIFKVGGTDSYKAQIKMQREC
- the LOC135250481 gene encoding integrin beta-1-like isoform X3, yielding MFHVFHFTVMMGLILLGQCSHEQECSGSQLRICEECIASSPGCAWCKDKGFDEMVRAPAHCDTHANLRKKGCQERDIIDPESRHSVTHLSGRKGRRAHLSPQNMSLELRPGRPLTFELQVKRPKKSPVEVYYLTSFSFVAKHSALRGTYLGGQVVSAVQEVNPEAHGIGFGLFGDQQSGCGEGGLGCKKVFSFSHFPSLEPPADTPKSGTPDPLASSDAGLQALLQAVVCGDLIGWGEGTRLLVYVSNHGFSAADQTPDNSTAEDRGRCHLTEGQQHFSRQLDYPTVAELAYKLTENNIQVLFAVTKDVAEKYKELSDLLPKSTVTVLPTDLRNIKAVITDAYRALSSTLVVSHTHVAGLKVSYSSECDGEQESSVRGACSIPEKSRKFSLNVTVSSNSCLEPQALHLQLLGSQDRLPVDLKSTCHCQCGDAPDPRFCSDSGNLRCGVCSCDPGHFGEMCECSTDQSDAPCRKTEGSPVCSGRGSCVCGDCECQTRSNPAERIFGQFCECDNFSCDYHNGIVCGGS